One Papaver somniferum cultivar HN1 chromosome 10, ASM357369v1, whole genome shotgun sequence genomic window carries:
- the LOC113315944 gene encoding cell division control protein 48 homolog D-like, with protein sequence MTNQAESSSSWKGTKKDFSTAILERKKAANRLIVDESIEIKDDNSMVSIYPATMEKLQLFRGDTIMLKGKKMKDTICIVITDDTYTLLLTMWSGESEANVREIFDKARQSSPCVLVLFFDELDSIATQRGSSVGDAGGAADRVLNQLLTEMDRMNEKKRVFIIGATNRPDIIDPALLRPGRLDQLIYIPLPDEASRVQIFKSCLRKSPVSQHVDLQVLAKHTEGFSGADITEICQRACKYAIREDIEKNIERQKKINDHPEAMEEDGVENEVHQITASHFEESMKYARRSVSHGDIRKYQAFSQTLQQSRGFGGDFRFANTSSSGGTTAAEPFAAAPPAEEEDDLYS encoded by the exons ATGACTAATCAagctgaatcttcttcttcttggaaaGGAACGAAGAAGGATTTCAGTACTGCAATTCTTGAACGAAAGAAAGCAGCAAATCGGCTTATTGTTGATGAATCAATCGAAATCAAAGATGATAATTCCATGGTTTCCATATATCCTGCAACAATGGAAAAGTTGCAGCTTTTCCGTGGCGACACCATCATGCtcaagggaaagaaaatgaaagataCAATTTGTATCGTTATAACTGATGATACAT ACACCTTGTTGCTGACAATGTGGTCTGGAGAGAGTGAAGCTAATGTTAGGGAAATTTTTGACAAAGCCCGACAGTCTTCACCTTGTGtccttg tcctCTTCTTTGATGAACTTGACTCTATAGCAACTCAGAGAGGAAGTAGCGTTGGAGATGCTGGCGGTGCTGCTGATAGGGTTTTGAACCAACTTCTAACTGAAATGGATAGAATGAATGAAAAGAAGAGAGTGTTTATAATCGGTGCCACGAACAGGCCAGATATAATTGATCCTGCATTGCTGAGACCAGGCCGTCTCGATCAGTTGATCTACATCCCATTGCCAGATGAAGCTTCTCGGGTTCAGATCTTCAAGTCCTGCCTTAGGAAATCACCTGTGTCCCAACATGTTGACTTGCAGGTCCTTGCTAAGCACACTGAAGGCTTTAGTGGAGCTGACATTACAGAAATTTGCCAGCGTGCCTGCAAGTACGCAATTAGAGAAGATATCGAGAAGAATATTGagaggcagaagaagatcaacgaCCATCCAGAGGCAATGGAGGAGGACGGGGTTGAGAATGAAGTCCACCAAATCACGGCATCTCACTTCGAGGAGTCGATGAAATATGCAAGGAGGAGCGTGAGCCACGGAGACATACGCAAGTACCAGGCCTTTTCACAGACCTTGCAACAATCAAGGGGATTCGGAGGTGACTTTAGGTTCGCTAATACATCATCATCTGGAGGCACCACTGCTGCTGAACCATTTGCTGCTGCTCCTCCTGCTGAGGAGGAGGATGACTTATACAGTTAG